TGGTGGCTCAGGGCACTGCGCTAGACGTGATCGAAATCGATGCCGCCAGCAATACAGGCGTAGACAACATTCGTGAACTGATTGAGCGGGCCCAGTTTGCCCCAGTCCAGTGTCGCTACAAGGTGTATGTTGTCGATGAATGTCATATGCTCAGCAATGCGGCGTTTAATGCTCTGCTGAAGACGCTGGAGGAGCCGCCGCCCCATGTGGTGTTTGTGTTGGCGACGACCGACCCACAGCGGGTGCTGCCGACGATTATTTCGCGCTGCCAGCGGTTTGACTTTCGCCGTATTCCGCTGGAGGCAATGGTGACGCATCTGGGGGCGATCGCCCGCGCCGAGTCTATCCCCATCACGCCAGAGGCGCTGCATCTGGTGGCGCAAATCTCCCAGGGCGGGCTGCGCGATGCGGAGAGCTTACTCGACCAGCTCAGCCTGCTAGAGGGCGAAATCTCCACGGAAAAAGTGTGGGATCTGGTCGGTGCTGTGCCAGAGCGGGATTTGCTGGATCTGGTGAGGGCGATCGCCGCTGACCAGCCCGCCCCCGTCCTCGACAGCGCCCGCCGCCTAATGGATCGGGGACGGGAACCGCTTGTCGTGCTGCAAAACCTGACCAGTTTCTACCGCGACCTGCTGATTGCCAAAACCGCGCCCAGCCGCAGCGACCTGGTTGCCATCACGCCCAACACCTGGGCAGAAATGTGCGAGTTTGTCGCATCGCTGCCCATCGAGATGCTGCAACAGGGGCAGCAGCGCTTGCAGGAAAACGAGCCGCGCCTGCGCCAGAGCAGCCAGCCGCGCCTGTGGCTTGAAGTCGCGCTGATGGGACTGCTGCCGTCGGCGGTGTCGCTGCCGTCGGCGGGAAGCATAGTGCCCAAGGTCATCGCTGCGCCTGCCCCCGCACCTGCCCCCGCGCCGACTCCTCCCACACCCGTGCCTGCGCCTGCCGCGATCGCCCCCAGCCCAGCCCCGACAGCCGTTTCGCCCGCGGCCGCTGCTCCCCCGCCTGCCCCCGCGCCCGCCCCGTCCTCACCCGCGGATCTCCCCGCTCCACCTCCCCAACCCTCTAATCCTCCTGCTTCTCCACCCGTCGCCCTGGCCCAAATCTGGCAAGACGTTCTCAGCCTGATGCACCCTCCTTCGACTGCGATCCT
The Thermoleptolyngbya sichuanensis A183 DNA segment above includes these coding regions:
- a CDS encoding DNA polymerase III subunit gamma/tau; this encodes MTYEPLHHKYRPQTFSELVGQEAIAATLTNALRQQKIAPAYLFTGARGTGKTSSARILAKSLNCLQAGQPTEKPCGQCEVCRMVAQGTALDVIEIDAASNTGVDNIRELIERAQFAPVQCRYKVYVVDECHMLSNAAFNALLKTLEEPPPHVVFVLATTDPQRVLPTIISRCQRFDFRRIPLEAMVTHLGAIARAESIPITPEALHLVAQISQGGLRDAESLLDQLSLLEGEISTEKVWDLVGAVPERDLLDLVRAIAADQPAPVLDSARRLMDRGREPLVVLQNLTSFYRDLLIAKTAPSRSDLVAITPNTWAEMCEFVASLPIEMLQQGQQRLQENEPRLRQSSQPRLWLEVALMGLLPSAVSLPSAGSIVPKVIAAPAPAPAPAPTPPTPVPAPAAIAPSPAPTAVSPAAAAPPPAPAPAPSSPADLPAPPPQPSNPPASPPVALAQIWQDVLSLMHPPSTAILLRQQCRLLGFDGQTARIGVNSQPLFNMAKSKLPNIEAAFAKLQNEAIRVTLEVAAGGEAMAASNSAGAPASGSASAPAKAPASVPPVPAAPPQSPTAPTAPIAPPPAAAEPDRATPAIAPSHPFPEISPLPPPIPAWEAEDEVLRAAKSLAQMFNGQLVNLDGELPNANTDSGDADAAEEEEDVPF